The nucleotide sequence CCGGATTGATGGGGAAGTGCGGGAGTTGGGGGACTCGATTGAACTGGACAAAAATCAGAGCCATACGATTGAAATTGTGGTGGATCGTCTGGTCAAGAAAGAGGGCATTCAGGAACGGCTGGCGGACTCCCTGGCAACCTGCCTGAAGCATTCGGAAGGAATTGCAGTAGTTGATATTGTGCAGGAGGAGTCAGGGGCCAGAAACCAGGAGTCAGGCGGGAAGGTAGTTGAATTACCCACGGGTAAATCCCTCAAGGCGGCAGAAAAAGGGGGAGAGTACGGTACTGCCACAGCCAATCCCTCACCGACGGCTCTGGTGTTCTCAGAAAACTTTGCCTGCCCCGAACACGGTGCCGTTATGGAAGAACTGTCTCCCCGGCTGTTCTCCTTCAACTCGCCCTATGGTGCCTGTCCTGCCTGTCATGGGCTGGGGAGCCACCGCAAGTTTGCTGCTGAACTGGTGGTTCCTAATCCAGAACTCCCTGTTTATGCTGCGATCGCCCCCTGGTCAGATAAGGATAATACTTACTACCTGTCCCTCCTGTGCAGTGTTGCCACGGCGTTTGGCTTTGATATTCAGACACCCTGGAATCAGTTGACGCGGGAACAGCAGGATGTATTACTGCACGGTTCCAAAGACCCCATCTGGATTGAAGTTGATTCTCGTTACCGCCAGAGCAAGGGTTACCAGCGGCGATACGAAGGTGCCCTGCCCATGCTGGAGCGCCAGTACCAGGAGGCCACTTCTGAGGTTTACAAGCAAAAGCTAGAGCAATATCTGGTCGATCAGCCCTGTGAAGTATGCAAAGGCAGGCGATTGAAGCCAGAAGCACTCTCAGTCCGGTTGGGACAATACTGCATCACCGATCTGCTGGGAGTCTCGATCCGGGACTGTCTGAACCGGGTGGATGGGATGGAACTCACACCCCGACAGGCACAGATTGCTGACCTGGCATTGCGCGAAATTAAAGCTCGACTGCAATTTTTGCTCGATGTGGGGTTGGATTACCTGACCCTCGATCGCCCCGCCATGACCCTCTCTGGTGGAGAGGCGCAGCGAATTCGGCTGGCAACTCAGATCGGCTCTGGTTTGACAGGTGTTCTCTACGTCCTGGATGAACCCAGCATTGGACTGCACCAGCGGGATAACTCGCGGTTACTGCGGACTTTGACGCGCCTCCGCAATCTGGGCAATACTCTGATTGTGGTGGAACACGATGAAGAAACCATCCGAGCTGCCGATCATATTGTGGATATCGGACCTGGAGCCGGCATTCACGGCGGAAATGTCGTTTCCCAGGGCAGTCTGGAAACCCTCTTAAAAGCATCAGATTCTCTCACGGGGGCATACCTGTCAGGAAGGCGAGTGATTCACACCCCAGCCGAGCGACGGGCAGGAAATGGGCGGGTGCTGGCGATTCGCAATGCCCACCGCAATAATCTGAAGCACATTGATGTAGACATTCCCCTGGGCAAAATGGTTTGCATCACGGGAGTTTCTGGTTCTGGCAAATCGACGTTGATTAACGAACTGCTTTACCCGGCACTCCAAAACCACTTTGGCAGTAAGGTGCCGCAGCCGAAGGAAATGGAACCTGTGGTCGGGTTAGGGGCACTGGACAAGGCGATCGTGATTGATCAATCCCCCATCGGGCGCACCCCCCGCTCCAATGCCGCCACCTACACAGGGACCTTTGATGTCATTCGGGATGTGTTTTCTGAAACGATTGAAGCAAAAGCACGGGGCTACAAACCTGGTCAGTTTTCCTTCAATGTCAAAGGGGGACGCTGTGAGGCTTGTGGCGGGCAGGGGGTGAATGTGATTGAGATGAACTTTCTGCCGGATGTGTACGTGCAGTGCGAGGTGTGTAAGGGTGCCCGCTATAACCGGGAAACGCTGCAAGTTAAGTTTAAGGGCAAGTCAATTTCCGATGTGCTGGAAATGACCGTGGATGAGGCGCTGGAATTCTTTAAGAACATTCCCCAGGCAGCAGCGCGTCTGCAAACCCTTTCAGATGTGGGGTTGGGATACATCCGTTTAGGACAACCTGCCCCCACGCTTTCCGGCGGTGAAGCGCAGCGGGTGAAACTGGCAACCGAACTGTCCCGTCGGGCAACGGGTAAGACCCTTTACCTGATCGACGAACCTACCACTGGACTCTCCTTCTATGATGTCCATAAGTTGCTGGATGTGCTGCAACGGCTGGTTGATAAGGGTAATACCGTACTGGTCATCGAACATAACCTGGATGTGATCCGCTGTTCTGACTGGATCATTGACCTGGGACCGGAAGGGGGCGATCGCGGTGGTGAAATCATTGCGATCGGAACTCCCGAAGAGGTGGCAGAAAACCCCAATTCCTATACAGGACAGTACCTTAAGCAGGTACTTAAGCAGTATCCTTCTGTCCCTGCTACGGCGTAGTGGTCTGTTTCTTTGTGCTCTTTTACTTTCTCCTCCCTAACACCTGCTGTGAGATTAGCTGATGTACGATAACGTTTGCAAATTTCTAGCAGAAAGCTTCAGTCAGGATTTTGCCCAATGGTTACTCGGAACCCCCATTGACCTGACCCAACTCAGTCCATCCGAGTTATCGGTTGCTCCTATTCGAGCAGATGCCTTGATTCTGCTGGCTTCTGAGCAAATGATTCTGCATTTGGAATTCCAAACACAACCGGATGCTGAAATTCCCTTCCGCATGATAGATTATCGCCTGCGAGCTTATCGCCGCTATCCGAATAAGCAAGTGCGGCAGGTGGTAATTTACCTTAAACCGACCCGGTCAGAACTGGTTCACCAGACCGTATTTGCCATTCCTGGTACCCGCCATGAATTTGAAGTGATTCGACTGTGGGAGGTGCCCCAGGAAAACCTGATGCAGTTTCCGGGGCTACTGCCTCTGGCAATTTTGAGTCGTACTGCGGATAAGATGCGCACACTCCGGGAAGTTGCTCAACGGATTGAAAGGCTATCGATTCGGACAGAACAAAGCAATGTGGCGGCAGCTACTTCCGTCCTGGCAGGATTAGTATTGGAAAAAGAGATGATTCGGCAAGTCCTGAAAGAGGAAACTATGAAAGACTCTGTGATTTATCAAGATATTGTTGAACAAGGCATTCAGCAAGGCATTCAGCAAGGCATTCAGCAAGGCATTCAGCAAGGTGCGCAGGCAGGAGAAGCCACTCTCGTTGTGCGTCTGTTGAAACGCCAAATTGGGCTGGCCAATGATGCATTGGAAGCCCGCATTCGAGAACTATCTGTCCAACAGTTGGAAGATCTGGGAGAGGCATTGTTAGAATTTACTCAGCCAGAAGATCTGGTGAACTGGTTGGAGCATCACCAGAATTCATCATTGGTTGAATCATAGGACTGATTTTGCAAGAAAACGAGGATTTTACAAGCAACAAGGGCTACCTTTCCTTATTCGCATTTTGCTGTTTGATGGCTTCCTCAACCATGGGAGTTAATCTGGCGCGCCAGTAGCGGTTACCTGGGAAATTCCGTACTTTGTTCAGAACTTCCTGCCATTGTTTTGCTTGAAAGGCTGTTTGTGCCGCCTCAAATTCGGCTTCAGCCGTTTTCCAGTCCTGTTGCCACTGGTTAATCGCTCCCTGGGCTGCCTGATAGGTTGAACTCTGGGCAGGTATCGTTTGAGCCAGGGCGATCGCTGCACTTAAATTGCCTGCCTGATAGGCCTCAGTTGCTTCTTGTAAAACCTTCATGCCGTTGTCGGACCAGTCGGCACTAACCTGAGTTGCCGTTGCTGGAATACAACTGGTAACCGTCAAATCTTTATACACCCAACCTTCAACTGGGCTGACAATCCGCAGCCAGCCCTGGTTTTCATCTACCACCTCCAGTCGGGTGCCGTTTCGGAGCCGGCCCACTATATTATCAGGAGCCGATACAGGACTGGAACGGACATTCAGGGGAGGATTGGGATCGGTGGCGATCGTTTTGCAGGTCACCGATGACGAAGAGTCTGGAAAGATTTTAAGCGTGGATAACAACCCAGGGTAATAATGCAAAACGGTAGCGGTGATTCCAGATGTTGCCCCCAAAATTGCTATCCCAACCCCAACCAGCAGGGCACCCTCGCGCAGGTTCGTCATCTTGAAATCCTCTAAGATGCATGGAAGAGAATCTAAAGTTCAGGATCCAGCAAAAATCCCATCTTTCCCAGCTATTTTTCCAAATTATCAACCAAATAGAACAGGGGGTTTCAGCCTCGACCTCGCAGTTCCCATACCTCACTCAATTGAGCAATTGAGATGAGAAACGCTATGGATGAATAGCACTGAATTGAGCCAAATTACGATCGCTCAGATCTCCAACTTCTCGAAGAAGTTGGAGATCTTTAACCCTTTACGTCAGGGCCATTCCGCTATAGATGGGGTCAAAATGGCACATCATCCTCATTGTTCGTCTCTTCTAACTCGCTCACATTGCTCCATACCGGCTCAGCATCCTGCTCCAGGGCATCAGAGGACACCCCTCCTGGCGCTGAGATTTCTTCATCATCACTGACAACCTTACCTCCAAAAAATTCTGCCAGTTGTCTGGCCGCTTTGACTGCCTCATCTTCCTGCCAAGAAGGGGTTGAAGGCTTTTCAGTCTTTGTGGTTCTGGCTGGAGTCACCGTTGCAGAAGGGGGTTCATCTTCGCCAGACTGAGTTGGAGAAGGAGTTTCCAGGGGATGGATTTTCTCAGGGGTTCCGGGCGGCTGAGTTTTGGCGTCCTGACCAGTGGGCTTTTGGGGGGAAGGCGATTGTGCCCCACTGGAAGAGTCAGCCGCTGGTTGAACGACTGGCGTACTTTCACCTGCCGCTGGGGAAAAAGTACTGGGAACAGAACTGGCTCTGGAAGAAACGGGACCCGCAACCTCCAGACTGACCCTGACTTTCTGGTGAAAAACATCGACAAATGCTTTCTCAATATTTTTCAACTGGTTTTGGGCAATTTTCACCAGCTTGTCAGAACTGATGCCAATCTGGGCTTCCTGCCCGTCAAAGGCGAGCAGTTGCCCATGTTCATTCAGTAGCGCCTTGCTGAGGGGATGGAGGTGGGCGATGATTTGCTGCCAGATCTGGTTCAGGTTGGAATCAGCAGGCGACGTGCCGGGAAGTTCAATTCCATGCTCTTCTGGGGAGACTGGTGCTTGTTTTGGTGCGATCGCTTCCTCAGATTGTCTGTCATTCTGGATGAAATCAGAAGCCACCATCTCTGATTGAGGAGGTTGAGGAACAGCCTGAGGTTCTGGGGTGACTGGCGGGGTTGAGCCGGGTTGACCCAGGGGGGGGGCGATCGCTCCACTGGACTTCGGCTTCACCGTTTCAACTTTTCTGGTAGGAATCGCTGCACTTGCTCCGGTTCCCTGGCGGCTAATGGCTGAGGGCAACAACCCCATCAAGGTGATTTCCAACCAGAGTCGGGGCTGGGTAGTGTTCTTGAGTTGAATTTCACAACTCCGCAGGTGTTGCTGCCCGGCCAGAATGGTGGCAATGTCGATGGTCTGGGCAAATTCGCATAACCTGGACCAGGTTTCCTGGGTTAGTGCCACCAGATCTCCCCGCTCTGGAGCAGTTCTGGCAATTAATAGATCCCGGTAAAAGCTGGCCAGGTTTTGTAAAACGATTAACGGTTCCCGTCCCCGGTCCAGCAGGCGGCGAGTGTGGTTGAGGAGTGCTTCCGGGGCGTCCTGGGCGATCGCCTCCAGGAGTGCCATCAAGTCCCGCTCCGGGACAGAACCGACCAGATCCCAGACCTTATCAACGGTCACGTCTTCCGCCAGCAAGCTCAGTTGATCCAGCAGGCTTTCGGCATCCCGCAAACCTCCCTGGGAAATCTGCGCCACCAGGGTAATGGCTTCCTGGGTAATAGCAATTCCCTCCTGGCTGGCAATCTTGCCTAGGTGCCTGACCATTGCATCCAGGGGAATGCGGCGAAAGTCAAACCGCTGACAGCGAGAGATGATTGTGGGCAACACCCGTTGGGGGTCGGTGGTGGCCAGCACAAAAACGACGCGATCGGGTGGCTCCTCTAAGGTCTTCAGCAACGCATTGAATGCCGCCGCACTGAGCATATGGCATTCATCGATTACATAAACTTTATAGCGACATTGTACGGGTGCAAACTGTGCTCGCTCGATCAGTTCACGGATGTTGTCTACGCCGGTGTTGCTGGCGGCGTCAATTTCGATCACATCCAGGGCAGAACTGTTGGCGATCGCCCGACACACCTCACACTTGCCACAGGGCTTTTCGGTTGGGGCCGGATGCTGGAGACAGTTGAGAGACTTTGCCAGAATTCGGGCACTGGATGTTTTACCAGTGCCCCGCGCTCCCGTAAACAGGTAGGCTGGAGCAATTCGCTGTTGCTGGATGGCATGGGTCAGGGTGGCAGCGATCGCCTCCTGCCCGACCAGATCGGCAAAGGTCTGGGGGCGATACTTATGGTGCAGTGGCTGATAGGTCATTGCGTCTCCAGCAATCCCCGTTCCCTTAACTTATGGAGAATTTTAATAGGCCAGCCACAATTCCGGGTATCGGGTACCGGGTGTGGCCAACCTGAGTGACAGAAGCTATGGTACGGCCTGCCCGGCCAGGTCATGCTGACCATTCCTTCCTTTCTAGGGTAAGCAATGGTGCATCGAAACAATAGTACCCATGTTCTATTTTAATGATTTCGCTCCTTGAGGGCTTCCCGTGCCTGCTCCCGGTCGTCAAAGTGGATCTTTTCAGTTCCCAGGATTTGATAGTCT is from Leptothermofonsia sichuanensis E412 and encodes:
- the uvrA gene encoding excinuclease ABC subunit UvrA; protein product: MSERATGSNRRADKSRNGQNASPPEPLNCIRIRGARQHNLKNIDLELPRDRLIVFTGVSGSGKSSLAFDTIFAEGQRRYVESLSSYARQFLGQVDKPDVDAIEGLSPAISIDQKSTSHNPRSTVGTVTEIYDYLRLLYGRAGEPHCPHCDRSIAPQTIDQMIDRVMELPERTRFQILAPVVRGKKGTHKKLLSSLAAEGFVRVRIDGEVRELGDSIELDKNQSHTIEIVVDRLVKKEGIQERLADSLATCLKHSEGIAVVDIVQEESGARNQESGGKVVELPTGKSLKAAEKGGEYGTATANPSPTALVFSENFACPEHGAVMEELSPRLFSFNSPYGACPACHGLGSHRKFAAELVVPNPELPVYAAIAPWSDKDNTYYLSLLCSVATAFGFDIQTPWNQLTREQQDVLLHGSKDPIWIEVDSRYRQSKGYQRRYEGALPMLERQYQEATSEVYKQKLEQYLVDQPCEVCKGRRLKPEALSVRLGQYCITDLLGVSIRDCLNRVDGMELTPRQAQIADLALREIKARLQFLLDVGLDYLTLDRPAMTLSGGEAQRIRLATQIGSGLTGVLYVLDEPSIGLHQRDNSRLLRTLTRLRNLGNTLIVVEHDEETIRAADHIVDIGPGAGIHGGNVVSQGSLETLLKASDSLTGAYLSGRRVIHTPAERRAGNGRVLAIRNAHRNNLKHIDVDIPLGKMVCITGVSGSGKSTLINELLYPALQNHFGSKVPQPKEMEPVVGLGALDKAIVIDQSPIGRTPRSNAATYTGTFDVIRDVFSETIEAKARGYKPGQFSFNVKGGRCEACGGQGVNVIEMNFLPDVYVQCEVCKGARYNRETLQVKFKGKSISDVLEMTVDEALEFFKNIPQAAARLQTLSDVGLGYIRLGQPAPTLSGGEAQRVKLATELSRRATGKTLYLIDEPTTGLSFYDVHKLLDVLQRLVDKGNTVLVIEHNLDVIRCSDWIIDLGPEGGDRGGEIIAIGTPEEVAENPNSYTGQYLKQVLKQYPSVPATA
- a CDS encoding Rpn family recombination-promoting nuclease/putative transposase — translated: MYDNVCKFLAESFSQDFAQWLLGTPIDLTQLSPSELSVAPIRADALILLASEQMILHLEFQTQPDAEIPFRMIDYRLRAYRRYPNKQVRQVVIYLKPTRSELVHQTVFAIPGTRHEFEVIRLWEVPQENLMQFPGLLPLAILSRTADKMRTLREVAQRIERLSIRTEQSNVAAATSVLAGLVLEKEMIRQVLKEETMKDSVIYQDIVEQGIQQGIQQGIQQGIQQGAQAGEATLVVRLLKRQIGLANDALEARIRELSVQQLEDLGEALLEFTQPEDLVNWLEHHQNSSLVES
- a CDS encoding SH3 domain-containing protein yields the protein MTNLREGALLVGVGIAILGATSGITATVLHYYPGLLSTLKIFPDSSSSVTCKTIATDPNPPLNVRSSPVSAPDNIVGRLRNGTRLEVVDENQGWLRIVSPVEGWVYKDLTVTSCIPATATQVSADWSDNGMKVLQEATEAYQAGNLSAAIALAQTIPAQSSTYQAAQGAINQWQQDWKTAEAEFEAAQTAFQAKQWQEVLNKVRNFPGNRYWRARLTPMVEEAIKQQNANKER
- a CDS encoding DNA polymerase III subunit gamma/tau, which codes for MTYQPLHHKYRPQTFADLVGQEAIAATLTHAIQQQRIAPAYLFTGARGTGKTSSARILAKSLNCLQHPAPTEKPCGKCEVCRAIANSSALDVIEIDAASNTGVDNIRELIERAQFAPVQCRYKVYVIDECHMLSAAAFNALLKTLEEPPDRVVFVLATTDPQRVLPTIISRCQRFDFRRIPLDAMVRHLGKIASQEGIAITQEAITLVAQISQGGLRDAESLLDQLSLLAEDVTVDKVWDLVGSVPERDLMALLEAIAQDAPEALLNHTRRLLDRGREPLIVLQNLASFYRDLLIARTAPERGDLVALTQETWSRLCEFAQTIDIATILAGQQHLRSCEIQLKNTTQPRLWLEITLMGLLPSAISRQGTGASAAIPTRKVETVKPKSSGAIAPPLGQPGSTPPVTPEPQAVPQPPQSEMVASDFIQNDRQSEEAIAPKQAPVSPEEHGIELPGTSPADSNLNQIWQQIIAHLHPLSKALLNEHGQLLAFDGQEAQIGISSDKLVKIAQNQLKNIEKAFVDVFHQKVRVSLEVAGPVSSRASSVPSTFSPAAGESTPVVQPAADSSSGAQSPSPQKPTGQDAKTQPPGTPEKIHPLETPSPTQSGEDEPPSATVTPARTTKTEKPSTPSWQEDEAVKAARQLAEFFGGKVVSDDEEISAPGGVSSDALEQDAEPVWSNVSELEETNNEDDVPF